GTCCACCACGACTTCCACCCGGCCCTCCCGCGCCGCGTGGACCGCGGTCCCCACCGGCAGATCGAAGTCCACCGCGTAGGCGTCGTTCCCGGAATGCGTGAACGTGCCGCCCCAACCCTGCGACACCCTCGCCCGTACCCCCGAAGCAAATGGCACCCGGTACTCCGCCCCGCGGTCGTGGCGCACCCCCGTCTGACCAAACTGCCAGTGGTACCGCACCCGGTAGCTGAAATCCTCCCGCTCGTTCCCCGGCCGGATGCGCACAAATGGAAACGCCCCCGGCCCCGGGCAGCTCAGCACCACCGGCATGGCCCGATCAGGGACGCAGTTTTCCCCCGTCACCCAGAGCGTCAGGGTCACCGCCGCCAGATGGGTGTTCTCCACACTCAGCCGCAACCCGCCCTCCTGCGGAGCCTCAACCACCCGTACCCTGCCCTCCGACCGGCTCGCCGCCCGACCCTCCAGCCCCGGAGCCCCGCTGCATCCCGTCGTCGCCCAGACCAGCCAGCAACCCAGCAGCCAGCGCACCACGCCCAGACTCCGGGCCCCCAACCCAGCGTCACAAGCCAGCACGCAGCCAGACCGCCCCACCCCGGCCACCGTCCCCGCATCGATGGAACCCGCCCCGCGCCGCATCGGATCGGGCCGCCTCATCGCCGGGACGACCGCTGCAACCACGCCGGCACCCGTTCCCGGCTCCAGATGTCCTCGACACGCTGCCGCTCCCGCACCAGGGCGAACCGCCGTCCGTCCACCAGCGCCTCCGCCGCCAGCGGTCGCGAATTGTAGTTCGACCCCATCACCGACCCGTAGGCCCCGGCACTCAGCAACGCCAGATGATCCCCCTCCCCGACCCGCGGCAACGGCCGGTCCTTGGCAAAGTAATCCCCGCTCTCGCAGATCGGCCCGACCACGTCCGAAGGGACCGCCCGGCCACGCTTCCGCGTCACCGGGACAATCTCGTGGAACGCATCGTAAAAGGCCGGCCGGATCAGGTCGTTCATCGCCGCATCCACAATCACGAAGTTCTTCTTCCCGGTGCGCTTCACGAACTCCACCCGCGTCACCAAAGCCCCCGCGTTGCCCACGATGAACCGCCCCGGCTCGAGCAGGATCCTCAACCCCAGCGGCGCCAGCAGCGGCTTCAACGCCTCGGCATAGGTCGAGGGCGTCAGAATCCGGCGCGCCTCCGGCTCCTTCCGCCACCAGTCCGGATCGCCGCTGGCCAGGGCCGGGTCGTACACAATACCGATGCCACCGCCAATGCTGAGAAAGTCGAACCCGTGCCGCCGGTGCAGGCGCTCCGCCATCGGAACGATCTTCTCCACCGCCCGCCGGAACGGCTCCACATCCGTCAACTGCGAGCCGATGTGCATCTGGATCCCGCGCAACCGAATGTTCGAAAGCTTCGACGCCGCCGCGTAAAGCCGCTCCACCCGTTCGAAGGCAATGCCGAACTTGTTCTCGTAGGTCCCCGTCGTGATCTTCGCGTGCGTCCCGGCATCCACGTTCGGATTCACCCGCACCGCCACCGGCGCCTTGCGTCCCAACCGCCGCGCCACCCGCTGGATTCGCTCGAGCTCCGGCGCGCTCTCCACATTGAACGAATAAATCTCCCGCCGCAGTGCGTACTCGATCTCCCGCTCCGTCTTGCCCACCCCCGCAAATACGCAACGCCCCGGATCGCCCCCCGCCGCCTCGACCCGGCGCAACTCCCCCTCGCTCACCACATCGAACCCGCTCCCCTGGTTCGCCAGGGCCCGCAGCACCGCCAGATTCGAGTTGGCCTTCACCGCGTAACAAATCAGGTGGTCGAGCGGGTCCAGCGCCCGGTCCAGCTTCTCGAAGTGGTCGCGCAGGGTATGCCGCGAATACACGAAAAGCGGCGTCCCGAAACGCTCCACCAGCGCCTCGATCGACACCTCTTCGCAATACAGTTGCCCGCCCCGGTAACGAAAGTCGTGCACGAGAACCGCAGGCTGCCAGACCCGCCTCCCGTCGGCCAAGCCGAAGCTGCCACCCGCTCCCTCACACCACCGGCTCCCGGTAGCACAAGGCCCGCTGCCCCATCGCATCGACGTTCAACAGCAACCGGCCACCCGCCGGACCGGGCGGGTCCGAATCGATCACCCACAAGGCGTCGGCCAACGGCTCCGCCGATGGCAGCAGCCGGACCAGCTGGTTGGGATGCCGCCGCAGCAAATCCTCCCGCAGGTGATGCCCCTCACGCCCGGGCGAGATCGCCAGATACAGCATGTCCATCTCCACCAGGTCGTTGAAAAAATGCGTCCCCAACGACACGTCCGGTACCAACCCCTCGTGCATCACCGTCATCTCGACCAGCACCGACACGGTGTCGATCTCGGCAAAGGACACCGGAACCCCCAGCGACGGCGTCGATGTACCCCACCGCCCGGGCCCCAGCAGCAGCACGATCGGACGGACCCCCGCCGTCTCCAGGTGCGTGAGCCTGCCGATCGTCCGCGCAATCGAGTATCGCTGCGTCATGCTCATCCGCCCGTACACCGCCGGCACCACGTAGATCAGCCGGTCGATCACCGTGGCCAGACTCTGCCCCACCACCGGTCCCCGCGACTGGAACAGCACGTCCGCAGGGTCGAGGTCCTCCGGGAACTGGATCCGGCTCCCCTGGCCCCGCAGCGTCACCTGGAACGGCCGGCACTGCACCACATTCACCCGGAAGCTCCCGTCCGCCTCGAAATTGGCGGTGAACTCGATGTCCACCGGGTAGTCGTACGCCTCCTGAAGCGTGGCGCACAGTGCCCGCATCGCCGGGACGAACCGGGTCTCACCCAGCACCCGCTCGAAATCGAGCATCCAGGGCGCCCCCCCGGCCCCGCTCCCATCGTCGGGAAAAAACCAGCCCCGCACCGCCTCCGGCAGCAGTCCGGCCACCGTCCCGGACTCCGGGCTCACCATCCGGTTGGCCCGCAAATCGAGCCCGTCCACCCGGCGTTGAGCGAATTCCCGCACTTCCTCCGGACTCGATTCCACCCGCTTCCCGGGGGCGTTCAGGGCAACCAGCCGGGTGTAGTCGTCCCCGGTGCGGTCCACCGCCCGCGTCCCCAGCCCGAAGACCAGCCGGAGCACGCCCGCCGCCGGGTCGATGTCCTCGTGCCACACATACGGGTTGAAGGAAAAGCCGACGCCCGCCACCTGGGGCAGGAAAAGGTGCCCGTGCATCTCCCCCGAAACCCTCTGCACCAGCAGGGCCATCTGCTCGTCATGGTCCAGCAGCTCGTGTTGCAGGCGATACCTCAGCCCCTCCTCGCTCAGGGCGCTCGCGTACACCGTCCGCACGGCCGCCATGAAGGCCGCCAGCCGTTCCTCCGGGGTCCCCTGGTTGACGCAGAACACACTCTCGTACTTCCCCGAAAAGGCGTTGCCGTAATTGTCCTCCAGCAGGCTGCTCGATCGCACGATCAGCGGCGATTGCCCGAAATACTCGATCACCTCGAGGAACTGGTCCCGGATGAAATCCGGAAACGTCCCCGTCAGAATCCGTCGCCGCGCCTCCTCCGCCCGCTCCAGGTGAACCTCGAAGTCCCGGGCCCGCCGCCGCAGCCACCAGCAACCGTTCTGGACCAGGTACGTGTAGAACACATCCGATCCCACATAGAACGAGTCGTGGCTCTCCAACCGCCCCGCCCAGGCCGGATCCGACCGCAGCAGGATGGCCCGCGCCAGCAGCATGCCGAGACTCTTCCCGCCAATCTGCCCCGTCCCGATCATCCGCTGCATGATCTCCACCACGGCCCGAAGATCGAAATACTCGCGGGCCAGCCGCGACAACCGCTCGTCCCGGGTCACCACCATCCGCAGGAGGTCCTCGAACAATTCCCCCGCCTCACGCCCCACCGCCTCGCCCCGCTCCAACGCCTGGGCCATCTGCTGCGCCCGCTGGAACGTCCGCACCCAGATCCCCGGCCGGTGAATCGTGAACTCCAGCCACGGCTTGGGCACCGCCCCCAGGATGTCCGTAATCGTGGCGCTGCGGGTGACCGGCCGGAATGCCGCACCCTCCCAGCTGTGCAGCATATACAACGTCGGCGAATACCGGCGCCAGACCTTCAGCGGATGCAGGTACCGCCGTTCCTCCTTGCGGAACAGTTCCAGCACCACCTGGGACGTCCGATTGATGCAGTCGGTGGCATGGAACGAATGCTCGTGTTTCAGCAGCGCGAAGTAGGCGATCGTGTCCAGTTCGTGCAGGTACGGACAGGCGATCATGAAGAAGTTCCCCAGCATGCGGTCGCTCAACCAGTCCGCCGCCAGATCCGACAGACAGTCGAACACGTAGTACGCGCCGCGGCCCGTCGCCTCGATCCGATCCAGGATGCCCGACAAGAACCGCTCGAATCCCGCCTGCGGATCCAGTTCATGGATCTCCCTTCCAGCCCCGGCGGCGAACAACGGCGCGTGCCGGGCAAACCGGAAATACACGAACCGCCGCCCCAACCTCCGGGCCTCCCCCGCCAGCGGCTCGAGAACCGGCAGGTAGTCGTCCAGCGTATCCACCTCCCAAACCACGTTGTCCCCCGCATGCAATCCCTGGATCACCGCGTCCAGACCCGGCATGCCCGTGCTGAGCCGTTCCGGACCGGGCAGCCCGCCCGTTGCCACATCGGACTCCATGCCGGCCAGTAGAAGCCTCCCGTCTCCCCCCGGGCAAGCCGCCCTTGCAGCATCCCTTCCTCCCTCGTGCATCCCGCCTCAAAACCATCGACACCTTCGGCCCGTTCCTCTAGGAGCCCTGCGCGTGTTTCGAATGGCCTGACGACCTGAAAGCCCGGCTCGATCCGCCGGGCTCAGGGCGGCACCCGGGATCCCGGGCGCAAACCAACCCGGCAGGCCACCGATCATGGCGGCTCCCCGGGTGCCCCGTTCGGCGGGCATTCCGATCCAGCAGGACAACATCAACCCAAGACGCAACCCCCAGCCCATGGCAATTGTTCAGGAAATCCTCGAACTGGTGGCCCGCCGGAATCCCGGCGAACCGGAGTTCCTTCAGGCCGTGACGGAATTCGTGGAGTCCATCGATCCGGCCCTGCAACGCCATCGCAAGTACCGCGAGGGCCGTGTGCTCGAACGGATGGTCGAGCCGGAACGGTTGGTCTCCTTCCGCGTCCCCTGGCAGGACGACCGTGGCCAGTTCCAGGTGAACCGCGGGTTCCGGGTCCAGTTCAGCAGCACCATCGGGCCCTACAAGGGCGGCCTTCGCTTCCACGCCACGGTCAGCGCCAGCATCCTGAAATTCCTGGCCTTCGAGCAGGTCTACAAGAACGCCCTGACCACCCTGCCCATGGGCGGCGGCAAGGGCGGCTCCGATTTCGACCCCAAAGGCCGCAGCGATCATGAGGTCATGCGCTTCTGCCAGTCCTTCATGACCGAACTGTTTCGTCATGTCGGTCCCGACACCGACGTTCCCGCCGGCGATATCGGGGTGGGCGCCCGCGAAATCGGATTCCTCTTCGGGCAGTACAAACGCCTGGCCAACGAATTCACCGGCGTCCTCACCGGCAAGGGCATCAAGTGGGGCGGCTCCCTGATCCGCCCCGAAGCCACCGGGTACGGATGCGTTTATTTCGCCCAGGAAATGCTCAAGACCCGCAGCGAATCCCTCGAGGGCAAGGTCTGCACCGTCTCCGGCTCGGGCAATGCCGCCCAATTCACCGTCGAAAAACTCCTCCATCATGGCGCCAGGGTGGTCACCCTCTCCGATTCCAACGGCTTCATCCACGATCCCGACGGCATCAACGAGGAAAAGCTCGCCTGGATCAAGGACCTCAAGAACGTCCGCCGCGGTCGCATCCGGGAATACGCCGCCCGCTTCGGCGCGGAGTACCAGGAGGGCCGCCGCCCCTGGCAGGTCCCCTGCCACTGCGCCTTTCCCTGCGCCACCCAGAACGAAATCGGCGGCGAGGACGCCCAGACCCTCCTGGACCAGGGCTGCACCCTCGTCGCCGAAGGCGCCAACATGCCTTCCGAACCCGCCGCCGTGGACCGCTTCCTCGCCCGCAGGATCCTCTTCGCGCCCGGCAAGGCCGCCAATGCCGGCGGCGTCGCCACCTCTGGTCTCGAGATGGCCCAGAACTCCATGCGCCTCCCCTGGACCCGGGACGAAGTCGAGCGTCGCCTTCAGTTGATCATGGTCACCATCCACCGCGAGGCCTTCGAGACCGCCGCCGAGTACGGCTGTCCAGGCAATCTCGTCGTCGGCGCCAACATCGCCGGCTTCGTCAAGGTGGCCGACGCCATGCTCGAACAGGGCCTCGTCTGACGCCGCGTCACGGGGTCCCGCCCTGCGCCACCAGTCCCACCGACCCGGTCCGCGGATCGTACTGGAACCGCTGCCCCGCCGGCGCCGCCGGCAATCGCGGCAGGTAGCCCTCCTCGACCAGTTCCTCCAGACGCCCGGGCCTCCGCCCTTCGCCCGCCTCGAAGGTCCGGATGGCATGCTGAAGGTTCGAGAGATCCACCACCTGCGCCGCCTGCCGCTGGGCCTGGCCCACTGCCCCGAGGTAATCCACCGGCGCCGTCAGCGGATTCCCCGATTTCGTCCCGCCCGACGCCCCCTCGCCCGCCCCCTCCTTCGGCTCGCCGCCGCACCCCGCTCCCACCAGCACCGCCACGCCCAGCGTTCCGATCGCGCGCTTCATGCCGCCACCCTACGCCGCCCGCCCTCCCCGAGGCAATCGGGTCAGGCCCGTACACAGTTCACGTCGCGGTCAGGACCAGGCCGGGTGGACCCGTCCGCCGTCAGAGCCTGTCTGAAAACTGGAAGGACCCCTTCCCGTTTTCAGACAGGCTCTCAGATCCGCCACCGGCTTCGCGCGGTCCGGCCGAACTCATGGATCTCGCCGACGAGTTTGCGTGCGACGTAGGCCACAATGGCGATGGTCCCCACCATCGTGCCCAGCATGACGACTGCCACCAGCCAGCTCGCGATCTGGCCCACGGCGAGGGCGTCGTAAAAGCTCGCCGGCGAATCGATCGGATGCGGACTGTGCATGAACACCTTGACCATCCAGGCTGCCAGGATCAGCACGTAGATGAAGACGTAGTTCTGCTTGAGGCGCCAGCCCACGGCCTCCATCGGGCCGATCTTGAACGATGGAATCAGCAGATCCTCCGCCACCAGCTTCCGCCAGTCCCCCTCCAGCGTCTCCGGCCGCTGGGTGACCATCGGCACCAGGAAGTGCGCCTCCAGCATCCGGACCCGCGCATGGAACGCATCGTAGAAGCGATACCGCCGCGCCTCGATCCACATCAGGATCGTCACAATCGCCAGGTTGAAGAAGAAGATGATGTGCGGCACGTCCCGCAACGAGAATGCCACCGTGAAGATCGTGCTCGTCGAAGTGATCGCCCAGGTGGTTGTCACATCCAGCCGCTGCCGCCAGATCATGATCCGTCCCAACTCCCCGCGGTAGAAGTGG
The DNA window shown above is from Verrucomicrobiia bacterium and carries:
- a CDS encoding M23 family metallopeptidase yields the protein MRRPDPMRRGAGSIDAGTVAGVGRSGCVLACDAGLGARSLGVVRWLLGCWLVWATTGCSGAPGLEGRAASRSEGRVRVVEAPQEGGLRLSVENTHLAAVTLTLWVTGENCVPDRAMPVVLSCPGPGAFPFVRIRPGNEREDFSYRVRYHWQFGQTGVRHDRGAEYRVPFASGVRARVSQGWGGTFTHSGNDAYAVDFDLPVGTAVHAAREGRVEVVVDEHAEGGLDPRLRDRVNRILIRHPDGTYGEYVHLQHRGARVHPGMRVAAGDFLGYSGNTGYSQGPHLHFAVFRAVDGERRETFPVRFRAREGRAVEPAEGRYLTAP
- the gdhA gene encoding NADP-specific glutamate dehydrogenase, with the translated sequence MAIVQEILELVARRNPGEPEFLQAVTEFVESIDPALQRHRKYREGRVLERMVEPERLVSFRVPWQDDRGQFQVNRGFRVQFSSTIGPYKGGLRFHATVSASILKFLAFEQVYKNALTTLPMGGGKGGSDFDPKGRSDHEVMRFCQSFMTELFRHVGPDTDVPAGDIGVGAREIGFLFGQYKRLANEFTGVLTGKGIKWGGSLIRPEATGYGCVYFAQEMLKTRSESLEGKVCTVSGSGNAAQFTVEKLLHHGARVVTLSDSNGFIHDPDGINEEKLAWIKDLKNVRRGRIREYAARFGAEYQEGRRPWQVPCHCAFPCATQNEIGGEDAQTLLDQGCTLVAEGANMPSEPAAVDRFLARRILFAPGKAANAGGVATSGLEMAQNSMRLPWTRDEVERRLQLIMVTIHREAFETAAEYGCPGNLVVGANIAGFVKVADAMLEQGLV
- a CDS encoding pyruvate, phosphate dikinase, translated to MESDVATGGLPGPERLSTGMPGLDAVIQGLHAGDNVVWEVDTLDDYLPVLEPLAGEARRLGRRFVYFRFARHAPLFAAGAGREIHELDPQAGFERFLSGILDRIEATGRGAYYVFDCLSDLAADWLSDRMLGNFFMIACPYLHELDTIAYFALLKHEHSFHATDCINRTSQVVLELFRKEERRYLHPLKVWRRYSPTLYMLHSWEGAAFRPVTRSATITDILGAVPKPWLEFTIHRPGIWVRTFQRAQQMAQALERGEAVGREAGELFEDLLRMVVTRDERLSRLAREYFDLRAVVEIMQRMIGTGQIGGKSLGMLLARAILLRSDPAWAGRLESHDSFYVGSDVFYTYLVQNGCWWLRRRARDFEVHLERAEEARRRILTGTFPDFIRDQFLEVIEYFGQSPLIVRSSSLLEDNYGNAFSGKYESVFCVNQGTPEERLAAFMAAVRTVYASALSEEGLRYRLQHELLDHDEQMALLVQRVSGEMHGHLFLPQVAGVGFSFNPYVWHEDIDPAAGVLRLVFGLGTRAVDRTGDDYTRLVALNAPGKRVESSPEEVREFAQRRVDGLDLRANRMVSPESGTVAGLLPEAVRGWFFPDDGSGAGGAPWMLDFERVLGETRFVPAMRALCATLQEAYDYPVDIEFTANFEADGSFRVNVVQCRPFQVTLRGQGSRIQFPEDLDPADVLFQSRGPVVGQSLATVIDRLIYVVPAVYGRMSMTQRYSIARTIGRLTHLETAGVRPIVLLLGPGRWGTSTPSLGVPVSFAEIDTVSVLVEMTVMHEGLVPDVSLGTHFFNDLVEMDMLYLAISPGREGHHLREDLLRRHPNQLVRLLPSAEPLADALWVIDSDPPGPAGGRLLLNVDAMGQRALCYREPVV
- a CDS encoding DUF2270 domain-containing protein, with amino-acid sequence MPPTPPPPPSPDERTVRKSILQDTTYVNAMSHFYRGELGRIMIWRQRLDVTTTWAITSTSTIFTVAFSLRDVPHIIFFFNLAIVTILMWIEARRYRFYDAFHARVRMLEAHFLVPMVTQRPETLEGDWRKLVAEDLLIPSFKIGPMEAVGWRLKQNYVFIYVLILAAWMVKVFMHSPHPIDSPASFYDALAVGQIASWLVAVVMLGTMVGTIAIVAYVARKLVGEIHEFGRTARSRWRI
- the lysA gene encoding diaminopimelate decarboxylase — its product is MHDFRYRGGQLYCEEVSIEALVERFGTPLFVYSRHTLRDHFEKLDRALDPLDHLICYAVKANSNLAVLRALANQGSGFDVVSEGELRRVEAAGGDPGRCVFAGVGKTEREIEYALRREIYSFNVESAPELERIQRVARRLGRKAPVAVRVNPNVDAGTHAKITTGTYENKFGIAFERVERLYAAASKLSNIRLRGIQMHIGSQLTDVEPFRRAVEKIVPMAERLHRRHGFDFLSIGGGIGIVYDPALASGDPDWWRKEPEARRILTPSTYAEALKPLLAPLGLRILLEPGRFIVGNAGALVTRVEFVKRTGKKNFVIVDAAMNDLIRPAFYDAFHEIVPVTRKRGRAVPSDVVGPICESGDYFAKDRPLPRVGEGDHLALLSAGAYGSVMGSNYNSRPLAAEALVDGRRFALVRERQRVEDIWSRERVPAWLQRSSRR